CTGTGGGCCATCGCCCAGCGCTTCCAGGTGAACGTGGAGGACATGCGCAAGTGGAACAACCTCACGGTGCGCGCCAGCAAGAAGGCCCTGAAGGTGGGCTCGGTGCTGTACGTGTGGCCGGACAGCGCGCCCAAGCAGGTGGTGGAGCGCGCCGGCACCGTCATCGCCCAGCGCGCCCCGGCCTCCAACGCGGGCCGCCCCGGCGCCGTGCACGAGCTGGCCGCCGGCGAGTCCATCTGGAGCGTCGCCCAGCGCTACGGCGTCACGGTGGAGGACCTCAAGCGCTGGAACAACATCAAGGACACCACGCGCCTGCCCACCGGTCTGCGGCTCGTGGTGAAGGCCCCGTAGGGCGCCTTTCCGTTCCATCCCCCGGGCCCGTTGAGCGGGCCCGGTGTCCCCCCGCCCCTCAGGGCACGGGCGACTGGATGATGTAGTAGATGGACTGGAAGTACTTCCCCAGTGCGTCGATCATCTGCACCAGGAAGGGCCAGCCCAGCGTGGTGAAGCCGAGGAACGCCGCCGACACGACCACGTACTCGACCGTGGCCTGACCGCGACGGCGCAGCGAGAGCAGACGGGACTTCATGTCAGTCCCCCCCGCCCTGCCGGCAGTCCTTGGCGCACTCCTGCGCCACCATGTTGCACACCCGGGCGCAGTCGGACGCCGACGTCTTCGAGCGCTTCTGGCACTGCACGACGCAGTTCTTCACGTCGGCCTTGCACTCGGCCTCGCAGACCGCCGGCGACTCCTTCTTCTCGCCCTTGCCCTGGGCAACCGCGAAGCCGCCCCCCAGGACGAAGGCGCCCATCATCACCAGGAACCAGCTCGACATCCGCTTCATCTCGTCCTCCGTATCTCGTGTCTTGGCGCGGCGCGCCCTACAAGGGCTGATCCAGCGTGACGTACAGCTTCACCCCGTCATCCTGCTGCTGCACCATGGCCGTGGCCCGGGAGCTGCCCCGGCTCACCTGCAGGTGCGCCTCCTGGGGAGACGCGGCCGACTCGGACTCCAGCGTCCAGCCCTGCACCGCGAAGGCCTCGCGGTAGAAGTCGCGCAGCGCCTTCACCTGCCCCTGGGGCAGCTCCGCCAGCACCGAGTACTGGATGCGCCCCTCCCGGCGGAAGGTGAGCACCACCGGCTCTCCGGCCTCCGGGGGCATGGGCAGCCCGGAGGGCACCGGCGTGGCTCCCTTGAGGAAGGAGTCCACCTGCCCGGCGGAGACGAACACCGCCGTCTCCCCGCCCTGCGCCATCACCGACACCGTGTGCACCCGCTTGGAGCCGGGCTCCATGTACGCCACGTAGCCGGCACTGTCGTTGTAGTGATGCGCCACCGGCGGCAGCCCCGCCTTCTCCAGCGCCTCGCTGTAGAACGTGAGCACCTCCTGCGGCGAGTCGGGCGTCATGAACCAGGCCGCCGCCAGGTTCGAGCCCGGCAGGTAGTCCGCCGCCAGCGCCTGGGGCACCGCGTCCTTGTAGGGCGGCAGCCCGCCAGTGGCCCGCTGGATGATCTCCCGCTCCTCGTCCGAGGGACCCTTGCGCCAGTCCGGCGCGGTGTCCTCCGCGGCGGCCTGGGCCTCCATCATGCCCTCCAGGGCCTCCTCTTCCTCCAGCACGTTCCCATGCACCCCCACCTCCCAGCCGAAGCCGATGAGGGCGCCCACCACCATGATGGAGAAGACCAACAGGAGGGTGCGCTGCAGGGGAGAGGGACCTTGAGACGTCAGCATTTGTCCTTCTGCGCGGTCTTGCAGCCCATGTAGTACTTGCCCCGCTTGCCGTAGGTCTTCTCGTACGGGTTGTTGGACCAGTCCTTCCAGGGCGTGGAGTAGTAGTCGTGCGAGCCGTTGTCCTGCTCGATGTTCTGCTTGGGCGGTGACGTGCCCACCTTCGTCAGGGAGACGTTGGGCGTGGCGGGGTTGTCCGGCCTGCTCGTGAGGATGATGGGATTGAGCAGCTTCTTGCTCGCCGCCGTGAGGAACGTCGTCGTGGCCGTCTGGAAGAGCGTGTAGGACGCGTTGCCCGTGTAGACGAGCGACACCCGCTCATACAGCGGTCCGCTCTTGGTGCCGGGCGCCACCGCCATGTCGATCGCGCTCTCGCCCTCGCCACCGTTCGCCGGGGTCTCGTTCACGGCCCACGAGTCCGCCACCAGGGCGAAGCGCTGCTCGGCCAGGTAGTAGGCGGTGTCCTTGTCACCCTTCTTGGCGTTCTCGTGGATGCTGCTGCCGTCGTTGGACCAGTTCTCCTTGCTCATCTTCTCGTCGCCCGCGAACTCCTGCAGGAAGCTCTTGGGCAGCAGGTAGTTCTCCACGACCTCCTGGCCGTGGCACTCGTACATGCCGCCGGCCCGCCCGAACTGGTTGTGGTAGTCCGAGTACATGTCCGAGCCGAGCAGCCCCACGTTGCGCTGCACGGGCTCGCACGTCACCTGGTGGGCGTCGGGGTTGCCGTCGCCGTCGCCGTCGCTGTCGTTGAGCCAGCAGACATGGCCGCTGAGGGCCTTGCCCTGGTGGTGGTCTTCCCCGTCGCAGTCGTTCACGTAGCTGGAGTCACCCTTGTACGAGTCGCCGCTGGACTCGTGGTCGCAGTACATCAGACGCGCCTGATGCTGCACCTCGAGGTTACCACCCGTGGGCTTCGTCGCGCTCGCTCCCCCCTTGAGCCCTCGGCTGTTCGGCTGGGTGTAGTTCTGCCCGGCGAAGTCCCAGGGCGTGCTCACCACGGCCTCCTGGAGGTCCGCCGCGTAGCGCAGCAGATCATCCAGGAACAGCGCGTACATGAAGGCGGGGATGATGATGAGCATGCTGATGGCCGCCTCCACCGAGGCGGCACCGCGCTGCTGCTTGGAATGGCGTGCGGTACGCATGAGGACTCTTTCCTGGAAGGGGCCGTTACAGCGGCAGATCCGTGGCGCTCGCGGCTACCTGCGCCGCGTCCGTGTTGCCCGCCGCGGTCAGCACGGCCGCGGCCTGGCTGGAAGTGAAGGGGTGGAGCTTGGCCCGCCAGAAGGGGTTGAACATGTTGGGCTGCTCCTGCCAGTCGCCCAGGCGGTGATAGTAGACGAGCGCGTTGGAGAGGGCCGCGCCCTCGTCGGGGGCCATGGAGATCTTGCCGGTCCCCTGGTCCCCGTGCGTGAACTTCACCTCCGACTTGGAGTTGAGCTCCCACGGGGCCTTCTTCACGTCGCCGGTGCGCATCTTCATGGTGACGTAGCTGTAGACGTGGGGCTGGCCGAAGTCGTGGGAGGGATCCGGGTCCGAGCGGAACTTCATGAAGCAGTTGCCACCCACCGCGCAGGCCAGCAGGTCCTTGGCGTAGACGCCCTCGAACTTGGTGTGCTTGCCGGTGTGCGCGCTCTTGGGACTGTGCTTGTTGCCGCTATTGTCGGAGAAGATGGACGCCTCGTAGCGCCCGGTCCACAAGCCATGGCGCCACTGGCTGGTGAGCCGGCCGTGCTCGTCCGCCCCCGTCACCTTGCCCTGGTTGTCGGAGCTCGGGCCGGCCTCCACCTCGCCCGTGCTGGCGTTCTGGGTCGTCTTGGCGGTTCCATCATGGCCCGTGACGAAGCTCACGCCCGAGCCCTGGATGCCATTCATCAGGTCCTTCATGAACTGCGGATGCAGGTACTCCAGGACGCCCTTGCCGCGGGTGGCGGGCCACTCCGGCCGGGTGGCGTTGGCCACCTCCGTCATCACCCGGGCCCGGGCGGGGCGCGGGCTGTTGCCGGGCTTGCCGCTGCCCACACAGACCATGCCATCGATGACACAGGTGAACTCGCTCGCGTTGAGCGCGCCCACGGCCGAGTTGAGGCTGCTGGCCTCCTTGGCGTTGATGTCCTTGAGCTTGCCCAGGCCGTTGGCCGAGCCGTTCTGCAGCAGCGTCACCGTGTCCTTGAAGACGGACCACTGGGACCTGTGGATGGTGTCGATCATCACATCCAACGCCTGCACCGCGTTGTCGAAGCGCGGGTCGACATTCTTGATTTCGTTGTCGTACTCCTTGCGCTTCTTGTCGAACTTCTTGGCGATCTTGAAGGCCTCGGCGGCGTCCTTGCAGTGCTTGCAGGCCGAGCCCGTCCAGGGACAGGGCAGGCACAGCACGATCTCGATGATGCCGATGGCCTCGAAGTTGTCCTTGCCCTGGGAGAGCATGGAGGACGTCACGCTGGCCGCGGCCATGTAGGCGTGCAGGCTGTTCATCGCCACGAAGGAGGCGGCGATGGCGCGGTTGCTGACGGCGAAGTAGTTGAGCGAGCGCGCCTGGACGGTGGCCATGGAGTAGGCCATGGCGTCGCTGTGCTGCTGCAGGCGCGTCTTGCCGCGCAGGGCGTGGCTGATGCCAAAGCTCAACGCCACCATCAACCCCAGCAACAGCAGGGAGAGGGCCGCGAGCACCAGAGCCTGCCCGCGCGGAGCGCGCTTCTTCCTTACAACTTGTTGGTGGTGCGGCATTGGTTCGAGCTCGGCAGTTCTTTGACGAAGACGTTGGACTGCATCCGCATGGTGTAGGCGGCACGGATGGGGAGGACGTACTTGCCCTTCTTCGCGGCGGAGATGTACTTGGCCTGCTGGGGTCCGAAGTTGGGCGTGGCCTTGGTGGACTTCTCCCCCATGCGCATCAACAAGGGGATGTCCCGGTTGAAGGCGGAGGCGTGGATGACCCAGTTGGCGAAGGGAATGGGCATCCGGTAGTTGAACGTCACCTGGATGCGCAGCTTGGTGCGGTGACTCTCCTTCCAGCCCATGCTCGCCGCGAAGCGGGGATCATCGAAGTCGATCTCGGTCCCCTTCACTTCCTCGGTGCTGGGACCGCACGTGGTGATCTCCACGTAGGGGATGCTGCTGGCATCCGCCATGGCGTTGCTCTTCACGCCCGGCCAGTTCCACTTGCTCGTGAAGTCGGAGGCGCTGTTGATGGTCTTGATGAACTCGCCGCCGCCGGCGTCCCGGCTGATGATGGGCAGCAGCACGGCGAGGGCCGCGCGCTCCATCACGGACTTCTGGGCGTTGTTCAGCGAGCCGGCACGCACCGCCTTGTAGGCGGCGTACTTGGTGATGAGCCGGGCCTGGTGCATCAGCCCGAGCTGCAACGTACCGAGGATGAGGAAGACGAAGAGCGGCAGGACGATGGCGGACTCGACCGCGGCCTGCCCCGACTCACGTCCCCCGGGTTTCTGTTGGCGCACACCCTTCATGCTCCCCATCTGATTCCACTCCGGCCAGCACAACCATCGGTCAAGTGGACGCACAGTGGCCCACTCCCACTCTCAGAGTATTGGAAGGTTGGAGGCTGGCACGGTATTTTCCCCGTTTTCCTGCCTCCCTCCAAGGGGGGTATAGAGGGCCTTTTTCCCTGGAGGTCCTCGACATGAAGCCACGTCTTCGCCTGCTCGCCGCCGCCGCCGCCCTCTGCCTGGGACCGGTGGCCTGGGCGGGAGCCCCGTCCAACACGGACCCCTGCGCGGGGCGCAGCCAGGCGTCCTGCAACGCACTGGGAGTGGTGGAGAAACCGTCCCTCCAGCCGGCCCGGGGCGGCCTCGGGGCGGCCGAGCGTCAGCAGCTCACCGGCCGGGCGACGAAGATGCTGGAGGTGGTGCTCCAGGCGCCCCAGTTCCACCCCCCCAAGGGGATGAGCCTCCACCCGACCATCACGGTGGAGGGCCCCCCGGCCCACGCGGCGAAGCACCACCCGGCGATGGTGCGCACCACCCTGCTCGCCAAGCTCATCGACGTGGAGAACAAGCGCGCCGCCCAGGACAAGAAGACGGGGGCCTGGAAGGGGACCGGCGAGGGCCCCATCCTGCGCCTCCACGTGAACGACCTCGGCGTCTTCCTGAGCAACGACACGTTGGACCTGTCCAAGCCGGCGCAGTTCTTCTCCGCGCCCAAGAAGACGGGCGAGGTGCAGGGCTTCCCCGTCTATGACGTGGGGGGCAAGGAGGTGCTGCTGCTCAGCAAGGGCGACGCCCTGCCCTGGAAGGCCTTCTCCGTGGAGAGCTACATCCAGATGCTCCTCTCCCAGGAGCAGGAGACCCAGGCCCTCATCCGCGACCAGCTGGCCTCCGCCACGGGCGCCGAGAAGAAGCAGCTGGAGAAGACGAACGCCGAGCAGCAGGCCACCCTCGACGCCCTGAAGCAGCAGCTCGCCCAGCTCTCGCCCGCTCAGCGCCAGGCGGGCGCCTGCCAGAGCTCCAGCAACACGCGCGACAACCCCTCGGGATTGGATTTCACCTGCGGCGCCTCCTCCAATCCGCTGATGGTGGCCAACCAGGACATCTTCCCCCGCACGGCGGCGAAGGGCTCGCAGCGCTTCCTGACCCTCACCACCACCTGGGGCGTGCTGCCGAAGGATGACCGCATGCCCAATGCCCTGGGGCGTGTGATGCGCGCCTCCCTGCAGGACATGGACCTGAAGGCCCTGCAGGCGATGCTCGACTGAGCCGGGCCCGCCCGCTCCGAGGTATCAGGGGTGAGGGGGGCCACTCCCCCACCCCGCCACGGCTCACCCCTCCTCGAGCAACATCTTCAGCTCGCGGACGCGCCGGGTGACATGGTCCCGGTCCAGTCGGCGGAAGCTCTCGGGCAGCAGCTCGCGGCTGGTGCACTCCTGCACCGCCACCAGGTTCTGCAGCTCGATCTCCAGCGGGTAGCTCGGCGGCACGAAGTCCTCGAAGACGGCCTTGAGGTCCTCCACCGTCGCCTGCTCGCGGCCCTGCGACAGCGCCCGGAAGCGCGTGCGCACCAGCACCGCCTCCATGTCCGCGCCGCTCAGCTGCCGCGTCCCCGTGGGAATCAGCTCCGAGATGGACGTCACGTCCAGCTTCAGGCCCGTCTTCTTCTGCATCACCTTGAAGAGCTCCTCCCGCTCCGCTTCCGTCTCCGGATAGAAGAGCGCGAGGTGCTCCTCGGCGCGGCCCTGCCGCTTGAGGT
The sequence above is drawn from the Archangium gephyra genome and encodes:
- a CDS encoding TadE/TadG family type IV pilus assembly protein yields the protein MKGVRQQKPGGRESGQAAVESAIVLPLFVFLILGTLQLGLMHQARLITKYAAYKAVRAGSLNNAQKSVMERAALAVLLPIISRDAGGGEFIKTINSASDFTSKWNWPGVKSNAMADASSIPYVEITTCGPSTEEVKGTEIDFDDPRFAASMGWKESHRTKLRIQVTFNYRMPIPFANWVIHASAFNRDIPLLMRMGEKSTKATPNFGPQQAKYISAAKKGKYVLPIRAAYTMRMQSNVFVKELPSSNQCRTTNKL